Proteins co-encoded in one Nonlabens agnitus genomic window:
- a CDS encoding acyloxyacyl hydrolase, with the protein MELQTAPVQMVPPLVIEDFSMQQKYLWSSLSRKRHYPQFRIQTTVLFLICLLIAQLAIAQIETVANDKGKRIGLNLGYSQQDRPPFNDEDYAHITRSIKIQLAQKVWKKDRQALEILIEPSVYYVNHQLLNLFFIKPDKPNFEAQRALFTQNRSYEEYALNLGLSYSYNLTYDLLAYGLVSIGPMTATADTERQKKGFSFSDVLGAGMRYRIENLSFDLRFSLRHVSNANLRSPNNGHNSAGVELGFSYHL; encoded by the coding sequence TTGGAGCTTCAGACAGCTCCAGTCCAGATGGTGCCGCCATTGGTTATTGAAGACTTTTCTATGCAACAAAAATATTTATGGAGTTCGCTTTCGCGAAAGCGTCACTACCCACAATTCCGTATTCAAACTACTGTCCTTTTTCTTATTTGTTTGCTCATTGCACAATTGGCAATTGCACAGATCGAAACAGTTGCCAATGATAAAGGCAAAAGAATTGGCTTGAATTTAGGGTATTCACAGCAGGATCGACCTCCCTTCAATGATGAGGATTATGCACATATTACTAGGTCCATAAAAATTCAATTAGCGCAGAAAGTCTGGAAAAAAGACCGACAAGCCCTAGAAATTTTGATCGAGCCATCAGTGTATTATGTGAACCACCAGCTTCTCAATCTGTTTTTTATAAAGCCAGACAAACCCAATTTTGAAGCACAACGCGCTCTTTTTACACAAAACCGATCTTATGAGGAGTATGCGCTCAATCTAGGATTATCCTACAGTTATAATTTGACATACGATTTACTAGCCTACGGGTTGGTCAGCATAGGCCCGATGACCGCAACCGCTGATACGGAACGACAGAAAAAAGGGTTTTCATTTTCTGATGTTTTAGGCGCTGGAATGCGCTACAGAATTGAAAATCTATCGTTTGACCTAAGATTTAGTTTGAGGCATGTGAGTAATGCCAACCTGCGATCACCCAACAACGGTCACAACAGCGCTGGAGTCGAATTGGGTTTTTCTTATCATTTGTGA